In the Streptomyces coeruleoprunus genome, CCGCTACCAGGGCGAGCGCCTCACCACCGTCACCGCCCGCCTCGCGGCCGGCGCCGCCCGCGCCTGACCCGGAACGACGAGAGCGGCGCCCTCCCCGGGGGAAGGGCGCCGCTCTCGTCACCGTCGGGTCAGCGGTCGGCGGCCTGCGCCTTCAGCGCCCGCTCGACACCCGAGCGGGACTCCGACACCAGCCGGCGCAGCGCCGCGTTCGGCTCCGCGCTCGCCAGCCACGCGTCCGTCGCCTCCAGCGTCTCCCGCGACACCTGGAGCGACGGGTAGAGACCCACCGCGACCTGCTGGGCCATCTCGTGCGAGCGGGACTCCCACACGCCCTTGACCGCCGCGAAGAACTTCTCCGTGTACGGGGCCAGCAGCTCCCGCTGGTCCGCCTGGACGAAGCCCGAGATCACCGCCTCCTGCACCGCGTTCGGCAGCTTGTCGGACTCCACGACCGACGCCCAGGCCTCCGCCTTGGCCTCCGCCGTCGGCCGCGCCGCCATCGCGGTGGCCGCGTGCCGCTCACCGGCCGCCGTGCGGTCCCGCTCGTGCTCGGAGGCGATCTCCGCGGCCTCGAACCGGCCGGTCGCCGCCAGCCGCTCCACGAACGTCCAGCGCAGCTCGGTGTCCACGACCAGGCCCTCGATCGTCTCGGACCCGTCCAGCAGCGCCGCCAGCAGGTCCAGCTGCTCGTCCGTACGGGCCGTCGCCGCGAACGCCCGCGCCCAGGCCAGCTGGTGGTCGCTGCCCGGCGCCGCCGCCCGCAGGTGCTCCAGCGTCGCCTCCGTCCAGCGGGCCAGACCCGTCTCGCGCCAGTCCGGCGCCCCGTACAGGTCCACCGCCAGCTTCACCTGGCGGTGCAGCGACTGCACCACACCGATGTCGGACTCCTTGGCGATGCCCGACAGCACCAGGTCCAGGTAGGCACGGGTGGCCAGCTCGCCGTCGCGGGTCATGTCCCAGGCCGACGCCCAGCACAGCGCGCGCGGCAGCGACTCGGTGAAGTCGCCCAGGTGCGCCACGACCGCGCGCAGCGACTCCTCGTCGAGCCGCACCTTCGCGTACGACAGGTCGTCGTCGTTCAGCAGCACCACCGCCGGGCGGCGCTTGCCCACCACGGCCTCCACACCGGTCAGCTCGCCGTCCACGTCCAGCTCGACGCGCTCGGTGCGCACCAGCTTGCCCGCGTCGTCCAGGTCGTAGAAGCCGACGGCGATCCGGTGCGGCCGCAGCGTGGGCTCGCCCTTCGCGCCGGCCGGCAGCGCCGGGGCCTCCTGCTTGACGGCGAACGAGGTGATGACGCCGTTCGCGTCCGTGTCGATCACCGGGCGCAGGATGTTGATGCCGGCCGTCTCCAGCCACTTGCGCGACCAGTTCTTCAGGTCGCGCCCGGAGGTCTCCTCCAAGGCGCCCAGCAGGTCGGACAGGCGCGTGTTGCCGAACGCGTGGCGCTTGAAGTACGCCTGCACGCCCTCGAAGAACGCGTCCATGCCGACGTACGCGACGAGCTGCTTCAGCACGGACGCGCCCTTGGCGTACGTGATGCCGTCGAAGTTGACCAGCACGTCGTCCAGGTCGCGGATCTCGGCCATGATCGGGTGCGTGGACGGCAGCTGGTCCTGCCGGTACGCCCAGGTCTTCATCTGGTTCGCGAACGTCGTCCACGAGTGCGGCCACTTCGAGCCCGGCGCGTACGCCTGGCAGGCGATCGACGTGTACGTGGCGAACGACTCGTTCAGCCACAGGTCGTTCCACCACTCCATGGTCACGAGGTCGCCGAACCACATGTGGGCCAGCTCGTGCAGGATCGTCTCGGCCCGCACCTCGTACGCGGCGTCCGTCACCTTCGACCGGAACACGTACTGGTCGCGGATCGTCACCGCGCCCGCGTTCTCCATCGCGCCCGCGTTGAACTCCGGCACGAAGAGCTGGTCGTACTTGGCGAACGGGTAGGCGTAGTCGAACTTCTCCTGGAACCAGTCGAAGCCCTGCCGCGTGACCTCGAAGATCGCGTCCGCGTCCAGGAACTCCGCGAGCGACGGCCGGCAGTACACGCCGAGCGGCACGACCTGCCCGTCCGGGCCCTCGTAGGCGGAGTGCACCGCGTGGTACGGGCCGACGATCAGCGCCGTGACGTACGTCGACATCCGCGGCGTCGGCTCGAAGACCCAGACGTCGTCCTTCGGCTCCGGCGTCGGCGAGTTCGAGATCACCGTCCAGCCGGACGGCGCCTTCACGGTGAACTGGAAGGTCGCCTTCAGGTCGGGCTGCTCGAAGCTGGCGAACACCCGCCGCGCGTCCGGCACCTCGAACTGGGTGTACAGGTACGCCTGGTCGTCGACCGGGTCGACGAACCGGTGCAGGCCCTCGCCGGTGTTCGTGTACGCGCAGTCCGCGACGACCTTCAGCTCGTTCAGGCCCTGCCGCAGGTGCTTCAGGGTGATCCGCGAGTCGCGGAAGACGGCGGCCGCGTCGAGGTGCTTGCCGTTCAGCACCACCTCGTGGACCGCGGGGGCCACCAGGTCGATGAACGTCTCCGCGCCCTCCTCGGCGGACTCGAAGCGCACCAGGGTCACGGACCGGTAGGTGCCGCCCTCCTGCGCGCCGCTGAGATCCAGGTCGATCTCGTACGCGTCCACGGTCAGCAGCGCGGCGCGGCGCTGTGCCTCTTCACGGGTCAGGTTTGTGCCAGGCACCCGGTCATCTCCTCCATGTACGACTTTGGGGGTCATCCTTCCACGGGGGACGCCGATCACAGAGCGCAAAAAAGGCGGCCCCGCCACACGGCGGGGCCGCCCTCTCGGACCGGGAGCCGGAACCTCAGCCCCGCAGCTCCTGCGCGACCAGCTCGGCGATCTGCACCGCGTTCAGCGCGGCACCCTTGCGGAGGTTGTCGTTGGACACGAACAGCGCCAGGCCGTGCTCGACGGTCTCGTCGACGCGGATGCGGCCCACGTAGGAGGCGTCCTTGCCGGCCGCCTGCAGCGGCGTCGGGATCTCGGACAGCTCGACGCCCTCGGCGTCCTTCAGCAGCTCGTACGCGCGCTCCACGCTGATCGGGCGCTCGAAGCGGACGTTGACCTGGAGGGAGTGGCCGGAGAAGACCGGGACGCGCACGCACGTGCCGGACACCTTCAGCTCCGGGATCTCCAGGATCTTGCGGGACTCGTTGCGGAGCTTCTGCTCCTCGTCCGTCTCGAAGGAGCCGTCGTCCACGATCGAGCCGGCCAGCGGCAGCACGTTGAACGCGATGGGCCGCTTGTAGACGCCCGGCTCCGGGTACGCGACGGCCTCGCCGTCGTGGGTCAGCTCGGTGGCGCGCTCGGCGACGGCCTTGACCTGGCCGTCCAGCTCGGCGACGCCCGCCAGGCCGGAGCCGGACACGGCCTGGTAGGTGGTGGCGACCAGGGCGATCAGGCCGGCCTCCTGGTGGAGCGGCTTGAGGACCGGCATCGCGGCCATGGTGGTGCAGTTCGGGTTGGCGATGATGCCCTTGGGGCGGTCCTTGATCGCGTGCGGGTTCACCTCGGAGA is a window encoding:
- the pepN gene encoding aminopeptidase N, encoding MPGTNLTREEAQRRAALLTVDAYEIDLDLSGAQEGGTYRSVTLVRFESAEEGAETFIDLVAPAVHEVVLNGKHLDAAAVFRDSRITLKHLRQGLNELKVVADCAYTNTGEGLHRFVDPVDDQAYLYTQFEVPDARRVFASFEQPDLKATFQFTVKAPSGWTVISNSPTPEPKDDVWVFEPTPRMSTYVTALIVGPYHAVHSAYEGPDGQVVPLGVYCRPSLAEFLDADAIFEVTRQGFDWFQEKFDYAYPFAKYDQLFVPEFNAGAMENAGAVTIRDQYVFRSKVTDAAYEVRAETILHELAHMWFGDLVTMEWWNDLWLNESFATYTSIACQAYAPGSKWPHSWTTFANQMKTWAYRQDQLPSTHPIMAEIRDLDDVLVNFDGITYAKGASVLKQLVAYVGMDAFFEGVQAYFKRHAFGNTRLSDLLGALEETSGRDLKNWSRKWLETAGINILRPVIDTDANGVITSFAVKQEAPALPAGAKGEPTLRPHRIAVGFYDLDDAGKLVRTERVELDVDGELTGVEAVVGKRRPAVVLLNDDDLSYAKVRLDEESLRAVVAHLGDFTESLPRALCWASAWDMTRDGELATRAYLDLVLSGIAKESDIGVVQSLHRQVKLAVDLYGAPDWRETGLARWTEATLEHLRAAAPGSDHQLAWARAFAATARTDEQLDLLAALLDGSETIEGLVVDTELRWTFVERLAATGRFEAAEIASEHERDRTAAGERHAATAMAARPTAEAKAEAWASVVESDKLPNAVQEAVISGFVQADQRELLAPYTEKFFAAVKGVWESRSHEMAQQVAVGLYPSLQVSRETLEATDAWLASAEPNAALRRLVSESRSGVERALKAQAADR
- a CDS encoding aspartate-semialdehyde dehydrogenase, translated to MKVGIVGATGQVGTVMRRILAERNFPVDELRLFASARSAGTVLDGVTVEDASTADYTGLDIVLFSAGGATSKALAEKVASQGAVVIDNSSAWRRDPEVPLVVSEVNPHAIKDRPKGIIANPNCTTMAAMPVLKPLHQEAGLIALVATTYQAVSGSGLAGVAELDGQVKAVAERATELTHDGEAVAYPEPGVYKRPIAFNVLPLAGSIVDDGSFETDEEQKLRNESRKILEIPELKVSGTCVRVPVFSGHSLQVNVRFERPISVERAYELLKDAEGVELSEIPTPLQAAGKDASYVGRIRVDETVEHGLALFVSNDNLRKGAALNAVQIAELVAQELRG